One genomic region from Bacteroidales bacterium WCE2008 encodes:
- a CDS encoding dTMP kinase, with protein MLFVIEGLDGAGKSTQVRLLRKYLESVSGELEYIHFPRYDSPVYGDLISRFLRGDFGSINAVHPQLVALLYAEDRHGAAPELRKSLQEGRPILLDRYVYSNIAYQCAKIDDPNEREALRKWIDDTEYGDFGLPRPDLNLFLDVPIGFVEKKLTADRKGENREYLAGSRDIHEADINFQKKVRDVYLRQCEVDPKFERIDCSGPDGTMLPPDKIFAKIKAAVDNTLNRK; from the coding sequence ATGCTGTTCGTTATCGAAGGTCTTGACGGAGCCGGGAAATCGACTCAGGTAAGACTTCTGAGAAAATATCTGGAGAGCGTATCTGGAGAGCTGGAGTATATCCACTTTCCAAGATACGACTCTCCCGTATATGGAGACCTCATAAGCCGCTTCCTCAGAGGCGACTTCGGGTCGATAAATGCGGTGCACCCTCAGCTGGTGGCGCTGCTTTATGCTGAAGACCGTCATGGTGCAGCCCCGGAACTCCGGAAGAGCCTGCAGGAAGGCCGTCCGATTCTCCTCGACAGATATGTATATTCTAATATCGCCTACCAGTGCGCCAAGATTGACGACCCGAATGAGAGAGAAGCTCTCAGGAAATGGATAGACGATACGGAATATGGAGACTTCGGGCTTCCGAGACCGGATCTCAACCTGTTCCTGGACGTCCCGATCGGATTCGTCGAAAAGAAACTGACCGCAGACAGGAAAGGGGAAAACAGGGAATACCTTGCTGGGAGCAGGGACATCCACGAAGCTGATATAAATTTCCAAAAGAAAGTGCGCGACGTCTATCTGCGTCAATGCGAAGTCGATCCGAAATTCGAGAGAATCGACTGTTCCGGTCCGGACGGGACTATGCTTCCGCCGGATAAGATCTTCGCAAAGATAAAAGCCGCAGTTGACAACACTTTAAACAGGAAATAA
- a CDS encoding translation initiation factor IF-2 — protein MADIRLNKLTKQFNIGLQTLVDFLQEKGLEVELNPNTKISDEYLPALEKKFGDDLRAKQDAEKVDIKMKEIIEKNTRKQQDDEDDDYEPVKETIIKNTGLSGSIEKEEPEEADIQTAPEVQPEPVKEEPVAETVEVPAEPEPEPEPEISEPEVEEPEEEPEEEPETEPEPEAYTPAEEEFEEPVRHHEHKKHFKEEKDEEESSAAPGLKVVGKVDLSQFNAPKKNKKRERIKGGSQKVDVTKVEGVDAHKKDHGRKNDRPAPAAANAGGKGRKRDRFKPAMTEAEEEEMQKEIQKQVKETYAKMNEGRKSNFGAKYRKEKREAAANKAMEEMEQELAEKKVLKVTEFVTVNDLATLMNNTPVNKVITACFNLGLMVSINQRLDAEALVLVAEEFGYKVEFVTAELTQEIEQENEADKEEDLVTRPPIITVMGHVDHGKTSLLDYIRKTNVIAGEAGGITQHIGAYNVKMPDGRRITFLDTPGHEAFTAMRARGAQLTDLAIIIIAADDAVMPQTVEAINHAQAAGVPMVFAINKIDKPGAQPEKIYQQLAQMNILTEAWGGKYQCQEISAKKGLNVDKLLEKVLLETDMMDLKANPNKMGVGAVIESSLDKGRGYLATVLVQSGTLRKGDMMISGCFYGRVKSMFNERGQQVTEAGPSTPVSVLGLNGAPSAGEKFNVMSDEKEAKAIANKREQLIRIQGIKTQKHMTLEEIGRRIAIGNFKELNVIVKGDVDGSVEALSDSLIKLSTEEIHVNVIHKAVGAISESDVMLATASDAIIIGFQVRPSADARNTAEKEGIEIRLYSVIYDAINEVKDGIEGMLEPEKKEEVTATAIVKQPFKIPKVGTIAGSLVKEGKLTKNSKVRLIRDGIVVYTGDLASLKRGKDDAKEVTAGMECGIGIENYNDIKEGDVIEAFQIVEIKRTL, from the coding sequence ATGGCAGACATTCGATTAAATAAACTGACAAAACAATTCAACATCGGTCTTCAGACTCTCGTGGACTTTCTCCAGGAGAAGGGCTTGGAGGTAGAACTCAATCCTAACACCAAGATATCCGACGAATATCTTCCTGCGCTCGAAAAGAAATTCGGCGACGATTTGCGCGCAAAGCAGGACGCAGAAAAAGTGGATATCAAGATGAAGGAAATCATCGAGAAGAATACCCGCAAGCAGCAGGACGACGAAGACGATGACTATGAGCCTGTGAAAGAAACTATCATCAAGAACACCGGTCTTTCCGGATCCATCGAAAAAGAGGAGCCGGAAGAAGCAGATATCCAGACCGCACCGGAAGTTCAGCCGGAGCCTGTCAAGGAAGAGCCGGTGGCGGAGACCGTCGAGGTCCCTGCAGAGCCGGAACCTGAACCGGAGCCGGAAATAAGCGAACCGGAGGTCGAAGAACCTGAAGAAGAGCCAGAGGAGGAGCCGGAAACCGAACCAGAGCCAGAAGCATATACCCCTGCCGAGGAAGAGTTCGAAGAGCCGGTACGGCACCACGAGCACAAGAAGCACTTCAAAGAGGAGAAGGACGAAGAAGAAAGCAGTGCGGCTCCTGGTCTCAAGGTTGTCGGAAAGGTAGACCTTTCGCAGTTCAATGCTCCTAAGAAGAACAAGAAGAGAGAGCGTATCAAAGGCGGAAGCCAGAAGGTTGACGTGACCAAGGTCGAGGGTGTGGATGCCCACAAGAAAGACCACGGCCGCAAGAATGACCGCCCGGCTCCTGCAGCCGCCAATGCCGGAGGCAAGGGCCGCAAGCGCGACCGCTTCAAACCTGCAATGACCGAGGCCGAAGAGGAAGAGATGCAGAAGGAGATCCAGAAGCAGGTAAAGGAGACATACGCAAAGATGAATGAGGGCAGGAAGAGCAACTTCGGAGCCAAGTACCGCAAAGAGAAGAGAGAGGCCGCAGCCAACAAGGCTATGGAGGAGATGGAGCAGGAGCTTGCTGAGAAGAAGGTCCTCAAGGTAACCGAATTCGTTACCGTCAACGACCTCGCCACCCTCATGAACAATACCCCTGTCAACAAGGTCATCACAGCCTGCTTCAATCTCGGACTCATGGTTTCGATCAACCAGCGTCTCGACGCCGAAGCCCTGGTGCTCGTGGCTGAAGAATTCGGCTACAAGGTCGAGTTCGTGACAGCCGAGCTCACCCAGGAAATCGAGCAGGAGAACGAAGCCGACAAGGAAGAAGATCTCGTAACCAGACCGCCTATCATCACTGTGATGGGCCATGTCGACCACGGTAAGACCTCCCTCCTCGACTATATCAGAAAGACCAACGTGATCGCCGGCGAGGCCGGAGGTATCACCCAGCACATCGGTGCATACAACGTCAAGATGCCTGACGGCAGGAGAATCACCTTCCTCGATACTCCGGGCCACGAGGCCTTCACCGCCATGCGTGCCCGAGGCGCCCAGCTGACCGACCTTGCGATCATAATCATCGCGGCCGACGACGCCGTGATGCCGCAGACCGTCGAGGCTATCAACCATGCCCAGGCTGCAGGCGTCCCTATGGTCTTCGCCATCAACAAGATCGATAAACCTGGTGCGCAGCCTGAGAAGATTTATCAGCAGCTCGCCCAGATGAACATACTTACAGAGGCCTGGGGCGGTAAATACCAGTGCCAGGAGATCTCTGCGAAGAAAGGTCTCAACGTCGACAAGCTTCTCGAGAAAGTGCTCCTCGAGACCGACATGATGGACCTCAAGGCCAATCCGAACAAGATGGGTGTCGGCGCCGTCATCGAGTCATCCCTCGACAAGGGCCGTGGCTATCTCGCTACCGTCCTCGTCCAGAGCGGAACCCTGCGCAAGGGCGACATGATGATCAGCGGCTGCTTCTACGGCCGTGTCAAGTCGATGTTCAACGAACGTGGACAGCAGGTTACCGAAGCCGGTCCGTCAACTCCGGTTTCAGTGCTCGGTCTCAACGGAGCTCCGAGCGCCGGCGAGAAGTTCAACGTAATGTCCGACGAGAAGGAGGCCAAGGCCATCGCCAACAAACGCGAGCAGCTCATACGAATCCAGGGCATCAAGACCCAGAAACATATGACCCTCGAGGAAATCGGACGCCGAATCGCTATCGGCAACTTCAAGGAGCTTAACGTCATCGTCAAGGGTGATGTGGACGGTTCCGTAGAGGCGCTCTCCGACTCCCTCATCAAGCTTTCTACTGAGGAGATCCATGTAAATGTAATCCACAAAGCTGTGGGTGCCATCTCTGAATCCGACGTAATGCTTGCTACCGCTTCCGACGCCATCATCATCGGCTTCCAGGTACGTCCTTCAGCGGACGCCCGCAACACGGCCGAGAAAGAAGGCATCGAAATCCGTCTCTATTCTGTGATCTACGATGCTATCAACGAGGTCAAGGACGGTATCGAGGGTATGCTTGAGCCTGAGAAGAAAGAAGAGGTCACCGCGACCGCCATTGTCAAGCAACCGTTCAAGATCCCTAAAGTCGGCACGATCGCAGGTTCTCTCGTTAAGGAAGGAAAGCTTACGAAGAACTCCAAGGTTCGTCTTATCCGCGACGGTATCGTTGTCTACACCGGAGATCTCGCTTCTCTCAAGCGCGGCAAGGATGACGCCAAGGAAGTCACCGCCGGAATGGAGTGCGGTATCGGTATCGAGAACTACAACGACATCAAGGAGGGCGATGTAATCGAGGCCTTCCAGATTGTCGAGATCAAGAGAACCCTCTAA
- a CDS encoding Nucleotidyl transferase, producing the protein MKKPTLLVLAAGMGSRYGGLKQMDGLGPNGETIIDYSIHDAVEAGFGKVVYIVREYFREQFEEAVKQKYSNVRCIDGSPLEFCFVTQELDKIPSGFNTNPDREKPWGTAHAILMAKDVINEPFAVINGDDYYGKDSFHILGDWLRAHSDSEGVYSIVGFELDNTLSESGGVSRGVCFYDKDNILTGIVEHLNIAKEADGIVYGDNSVNGQTHVKLDGKSLCSMNMWGFTPDYFTKSYEIFKKFLAEYGMELKKEYYIPYAVDNIVNNGLGRCEVISTPSRWFGVTYKEDRPAVVAKFQELVDKGVYPSPLYK; encoded by the coding sequence ATGAAGAAACCTACACTTTTAGTACTCGCTGCCGGCATGGGCAGCCGGTATGGCGGACTTAAGCAGATGGACGGTCTCGGCCCTAACGGAGAGACAATTATCGACTACTCTATCCACGACGCAGTGGAAGCCGGATTCGGTAAAGTCGTCTATATCGTAAGAGAGTACTTCCGCGAGCAGTTCGAAGAAGCTGTAAAGCAGAAATACAGCAACGTTAGATGTATCGACGGCTCCCCTCTGGAGTTCTGTTTCGTAACCCAGGAACTGGACAAGATCCCTTCAGGCTTCAACACAAACCCTGACAGAGAGAAACCATGGGGCACTGCACACGCCATCCTTATGGCCAAGGACGTGATCAACGAGCCATTCGCCGTAATCAACGGTGACGACTATTACGGAAAGGACTCCTTCCATATTCTCGGAGACTGGCTTCGCGCTCATTCTGATTCCGAGGGTGTCTACAGCATCGTAGGTTTCGAACTAGACAATACCCTTTCGGAATCCGGCGGAGTATCCCGCGGAGTATGCTTCTACGACAAGGATAACATTCTTACAGGCATCGTCGAGCATCTCAATATCGCGAAAGAAGCTGACGGCATCGTGTACGGTGACAACTCAGTCAACGGGCAGACCCATGTCAAGCTCGACGGCAAGTCACTCTGCTCGATGAACATGTGGGGTTTCACTCCTGACTACTTCACCAAGAGTTACGAAATCTTCAAGAAATTCCTCGCCGAATACGGTATGGAACTCAAGAAGGAATACTATATCCCGTACGCCGTGGACAATATCGTAAACAACGGCCTGGGCAGATGCGAAGTCATCTCTACCCCGTCCCGCTGGTTCGGAGTGACCTACAAGGAAGACAGACCTGCGGTTGTGGCCAAGTTCCAGGAACTTGTCGACAAGGGCGTATATCCGTCTCCACTGTATAAATAA
- a CDS encoding Dihydropteroate synthase, with product MDASRRIDIMGIVNLTDNSYFSASRCLGENGDVDIQKALSRAETLVAEGATILDIGACSTRPGSEPVGEAEEWRRLKAFLPVLRERFPHVLISIDTYWASVVRNVHSLIGDFIVNDVSAGEDDPDMLRTVGELGLQYIAMHKRGDSKTMQSLTGYDDVCAEIHSYFEEFAAKARRFGIHDWILDPGFGFAKTVEQNYELMRGLSGFADFRRRILVGVSRKSMIYKKFGITPEEALPATQALHLAALIGGADILRVHDAAPAAQTVEIYRELYAEK from the coding sequence ATGGACGCATCCCGGAGAATTGACATAATGGGAATTGTCAACCTTACCGACAACTCTTATTTCAGCGCCAGCCGCTGTCTCGGCGAAAACGGCGACGTAGACATACAGAAGGCCCTCTCGAGAGCCGAGACCCTCGTCGCAGAAGGAGCCACGATCCTCGATATCGGAGCCTGCTCGACCAGACCGGGGTCCGAGCCCGTCGGCGAAGCGGAGGAATGGCGCCGACTGAAGGCGTTCCTGCCGGTCCTGCGCGAAAGATTCCCCCATGTCCTAATCTCGATAGACACATACTGGGCATCTGTCGTCCGTAACGTCCACTCGCTGATCGGAGACTTCATCGTCAACGACGTCTCCGCCGGAGAGGACGATCCCGACATGCTGAGGACAGTCGGAGAACTCGGGCTGCAGTATATCGCGATGCACAAAAGGGGCGACTCTAAGACCATGCAGTCGCTGACCGGTTACGACGATGTCTGCGCGGAGATCCACTCCTACTTCGAAGAATTCGCAGCCAAGGCACGCCGCTTCGGCATCCACGACTGGATTCTGGATCCGGGATTCGGCTTCGCCAAGACTGTGGAGCAGAACTACGAGCTGATGCGCGGACTCTCCGGATTCGCCGACTTCAGACGACGGATTCTCGTCGGAGTATCCCGCAAGAGCATGATCTACAAGAAGTTCGGGATAACCCCGGAAGAAGCGCTTCCGGCGACCCAGGCCCTGCACCTCGCCGCGCTTATCGGAGGGGCGGACATACTGCGAGTCCATGATGCCGCTCCGGCCGCCCAGACAGTTGAAATTTACCGCGAATTATACGCAGAAAAATAG
- a CDS encoding Septum formation initiator (manually curated) produces the protein MGKVKDIWNGRHKGFVRYAAVITALALIYALFFSDDNLIRWFRAGIELRQQRRQIERYQKEIKSMDERIKTLSTDRDSLEQYARENFNFAEPGDDVYLVK, from the coding sequence TTGGGTAAAGTAAAGGATATCTGGAACGGGCGTCACAAAGGTTTTGTGCGTTATGCCGCCGTCATTACGGCGCTGGCCCTCATATACGCCTTGTTTTTCAGCGATGACAATCTTATCCGATGGTTCCGTGCCGGTATCGAGCTGCGTCAGCAGCGCCGCCAGATCGAGAGATACCAGAAGGAAATCAAGTCAATGGACGAGCGGATCAAGACTTTATCTACAGACAGGGATTCTCTCGAACAGTACGCCCGGGAGAATTTCAATTTCGCCGAACCCGGCGACGATGTCTATCTTGTAAAATAG
- a CDS encoding putative metalloprotease, translating to MKKIVLLLVCVMTLASCSESFNAARALNGGMMAAQAMSISDAQVQSYVHQYITQLDAQSKVCGPSDPYTVRLKRITSGLTSVEGVPLNFKVYKTNDVNAFACADGSVRVYTGLMDIMTDDELLGVIGHEIGHVAGKHSKKQMRQAILTAAAMEGVASASSTTAALADSQLGAIGQAVLGAKYSRKQETEADDFGYEFLKACGKNPWAMAMSFEKLQKVAGGNTQAASMVNNLFSSHPDTAERIKRMASRATAEGFKRPASK from the coding sequence ATGAAAAAAATCGTACTTCTCTTAGTCTGTGTCATGACTCTGGCTTCATGCTCCGAGTCTTTCAATGCCGCCAGGGCTCTCAATGGCGGAATGATGGCCGCCCAGGCGATGTCTATCTCCGATGCTCAGGTGCAGTCTTATGTGCATCAGTATATCACCCAGCTTGACGCCCAGAGCAAGGTCTGCGGTCCGTCTGATCCATATACTGTCCGTCTGAAGAGGATTACAAGCGGGCTCACCTCCGTCGAGGGCGTCCCTCTCAATTTCAAAGTCTACAAGACCAACGATGTCAACGCTTTCGCCTGCGCCGACGGCAGCGTCAGAGTCTACACCGGACTTATGGACATAATGACTGACGACGAGCTTCTCGGGGTGATTGGCCATGAAATCGGCCATGTAGCCGGAAAGCATTCGAAGAAGCAGATGCGGCAGGCTATCCTTACCGCCGCCGCGATGGAAGGAGTCGCATCCGCAAGTTCGACTACGGCGGCTCTCGCCGACTCGCAGCTCGGGGCTATCGGTCAGGCCGTTCTTGGCGCGAAGTATTCCAGAAAGCAGGAAACCGAGGCCGACGATTTCGGCTATGAATTCCTTAAGGCCTGCGGAAAGAATCCTTGGGCTATGGCGATGTCTTTCGAGAAACTGCAGAAGGTCGCTGGCGGGAATACTCAGGCCGCTTCGATGGTGAACAATCTTTTCTCTTCCCATCCGGATACAGCCGAAAGGATAAAGAGAATGGCATCCAGAGCTACTGCCGAAGGCTTCAAGAGGCCTGCTTCTAAATAA
- a CDS encoding adenylosuccinate lyase — MDNFSLLAISPIDGRYSGKTAALKDYFSEYALIRYRVRVEIEYFIALCSIPLPQLKDFSGNYEKLRDIYRNMTPEQAQEVKDIEKVTNHDVKAVEYFIKARFKEMDLTKWSEFIHFGLTSQDINNTAQPLMLKEAMENVYLPALKEVMDIISGYAEQWKDIPMLAKTHGQPASPTRLGKEFKVYQVRLEEQVRQLSQLSYPAKFGGATGNMNAHKVAFPGIDWISFGDKFVSSLGLHRSFPTTQIEHYDNLAAIFDCLRRINTILIDLCRDIWTYISMEYFRQKVKKDEVGSSAMPHKVNPIDFENAEGNLGMANAVLTFLSMKLPISRLQRDLTDSTVQRNFGVPFAHGLISFASLVKGLGKLILNENALHADLEKNWAVVAEPIQTILRREGYPNPYETLKALTRTGAGIDEKTIESFIDGLEVSESVKAELRAITPWNYTGF; from the coding sequence ATGGACAATTTCTCTTTACTCGCAATCTCCCCTATCGACGGAAGGTATTCCGGCAAGACAGCAGCCCTCAAGGACTATTTCAGCGAATACGCTCTTATCAGATATAGAGTCCGCGTCGAAATCGAATATTTCATCGCACTCTGCAGTATTCCGCTCCCGCAGCTGAAGGACTTCAGCGGAAATTACGAGAAACTGAGAGATATCTACCGCAACATGACTCCGGAGCAGGCCCAGGAAGTCAAGGATATCGAAAAGGTAACCAACCACGACGTAAAGGCGGTTGAATACTTCATCAAGGCCAGATTCAAGGAAATGGATCTTACGAAGTGGAGCGAATTCATCCACTTCGGCCTGACCTCCCAGGACATCAACAACACCGCGCAGCCTCTCATGCTCAAGGAAGCTATGGAGAACGTCTATCTCCCGGCACTGAAGGAAGTCATGGACATAATAAGCGGCTACGCAGAGCAGTGGAAAGACATCCCGATGCTCGCGAAGACCCACGGCCAGCCGGCCTCCCCTACCCGTCTCGGCAAAGAATTCAAAGTATATCAGGTCCGTCTCGAAGAGCAGGTCCGCCAGCTCTCCCAGCTTTCCTACCCGGCAAAGTTCGGAGGCGCGACCGGAAACATGAATGCCCACAAAGTAGCGTTCCCGGGCATCGACTGGATCTCCTTCGGAGACAAGTTCGTATCGTCGCTCGGCCTCCACAGGTCATTCCCGACCACGCAGATCGAGCACTACGACAACCTTGCAGCCATCTTCGACTGCCTCCGCAGAATCAACACGATACTTATCGACCTCTGCAGGGACATCTGGACATACATCTCTATGGAATATTTCCGCCAGAAGGTCAAGAAAGACGAAGTCGGCTCGTCCGCAATGCCGCACAAAGTCAACCCGATCGACTTCGAGAACGCCGAAGGCAACCTCGGCATGGCAAACGCAGTGCTGACCTTCCTCTCGATGAAACTCCCGATTTCCCGTCTCCAGAGAGACCTTACAGACTCTACGGTGCAGCGTAACTTCGGAGTTCCTTTCGCCCACGGCCTGATCTCGTTCGCTTCCCTGGTAAAGGGTCTCGGAAAGCTCATTCTCAACGAGAACGCCCTCCACGCCGACCTCGAGAAGAACTGGGCAGTAGTAGCCGAGCCTATCCAGACCATACTCCGCCGCGAGGGCTATCCTAATCCTTACGAGACTCTCAAGGCCCTTACCCGTACCGGAGCAGGAATAGACGAAAAGACCATCGAATCATTCATCGACGGTCTGGAAGTATCTGAATCGGTAAAGGCTGAGCTCAGGGCTATCACCCCTTGGAACTATACCGGTTTCTAG
- a CDS encoding NusA antitermination factor, which translates to MTEDKIDLKTAFAIFKDEKHIDRPVMMGVLKDVFITQITKTFGSADNFDVIINVDKGDCEIYQNLDVVEEVENPNTEISLEDLKAMGEDDYELGETFTRKVELKDFGRRGILNIRQNLQGRIMDIEKANLYNKYTEKIGEIFTGEVYQTWAKEVLILDEDGNELRLPKMEQIPGERFKKNESVRAIIKSVEMKNNTTPYIVLSRTSNEFLVKLFEQEVPEIYDGLITIKKVVRVPGERAKVAVESYDDRIDPIGACIGVKGSRIIGIVRELRNENIDVLQWTSNPQLLIQRALSPAKISHIDMGESAEDKIKVYMHPDEVKKGIGKGGCNIKLAGMLVDREIEVWRELPKDEDYDDEEDVLLSDFSNEIEPWIIEKLQGIGCDTAKSVLALSPEDIAKRADLEDETVAEVMQILRSEFE; encoded by the coding sequence ATGACAGAAGATAAAATCGATCTCAAGACCGCGTTTGCGATTTTCAAAGACGAAAAGCACATCGACAGACCGGTCATGATGGGTGTCCTGAAAGACGTGTTCATCACCCAGATAACCAAGACATTCGGCTCCGCTGACAACTTCGACGTGATCATCAACGTCGACAAGGGAGACTGCGAGATTTATCAGAACCTTGACGTAGTCGAGGAAGTAGAGAACCCTAACACCGAGATCTCCCTCGAGGACCTCAAGGCCATGGGCGAAGACGACTACGAACTCGGCGAGACCTTCACCCGCAAGGTCGAGCTCAAGGATTTCGGAAGAAGAGGTATCCTCAACATCAGGCAGAACCTCCAGGGCCGCATCATGGATATCGAGAAGGCAAACCTCTACAACAAGTACACCGAGAAGATCGGAGAGATCTTCACCGGCGAGGTATACCAGACATGGGCCAAGGAAGTCCTTATCCTCGACGAGGATGGCAACGAGCTCAGACTTCCTAAGATGGAGCAGATCCCTGGCGAGAGATTCAAGAAGAACGAGTCTGTACGCGCTATAATCAAGAGCGTGGAGATGAAGAACAATACAACTCCTTACATCGTACTCTCGAGGACTTCCAACGAGTTCCTCGTAAAGCTCTTCGAGCAGGAGGTTCCTGAGATTTACGACGGTCTCATCACCATCAAGAAAGTCGTACGTGTACCGGGTGAGCGCGCCAAGGTGGCAGTAGAGTCATACGATGACCGTATCGACCCGATCGGAGCCTGCATCGGTGTCAAGGGTTCACGTATCATCGGTATCGTCCGCGAGCTCCGCAACGAGAACATCGACGTGCTCCAGTGGACATCCAACCCTCAGCTCCTCATCCAGAGAGCCCTCAGCCCTGCAAAGATCTCACACATCGACATGGGCGAGAGCGCTGAGGACAAGATCAAAGTATACATGCATCCGGACGAGGTCAAGAAAGGTATCGGTAAGGGCGGCTGCAACATCAAGCTTGCCGGCATGCTCGTAGACCGCGAGATCGAGGTCTGGAGAGAGCTTCCGAAGGACGAAGACTACGACGACGAGGAGGATGTACTCCTCTCTGACTTCAGCAACGAGATCGAGCCTTGGATCATCGAGAAGCTTCAGGGAATCGGCTGCGACACCGCCAAGAGCGTGCTCGCGCTTTCACCTGAGGATATCGCCAAGAGAGCTGACCTCGAAGACGAGACAGTCGCAGAAGTCATGCAGATCCTCCGTTCAGAGTTCGAATAG
- a CDS encoding UDP-3-O-[3-hydroxymyristoyl] glucosamine N-acyltransferase, producing MELTAKQLAKILNGTVDGDENATINGFAKIEHGKPGKLCFFANPKYEQFVYTCEATILLVNKDFEAKAPVKPTMIRVENAYSAIAELLKYSAAQKKAYRRHRGWGAVWHFSTRFGKKVYLGSKSYVGKHVSIGSYTKIYENVYIGEGTKIGKYCIIYPGVVIYPGMIIGDNVIIHGNAVIGSDGFGNAPQPDGTWEKIEHLGNVVIGDNCEIGAGTTIDRAEMESTILGKGVKIDNLCQIAHNVEIGDNTVMAAQCGIAGSTKIGKNCILAGQVGIAGHLTIADHTTLAAQCGVIGNIKTSGQVLLGSPALPLRNFMKSYAKFKQSGLE from the coding sequence ATGGAATTGACAGCAAAGCAACTTGCAAAAATCCTTAATGGGACCGTGGACGGTGATGAAAACGCCACGATTAATGGATTTGCAAAAATAGAGCACGGCAAGCCGGGCAAACTATGTTTTTTTGCCAATCCGAAATATGAGCAATTCGTATATACCTGTGAAGCTACTATTCTCCTTGTAAACAAGGATTTCGAGGCTAAGGCTCCGGTTAAGCCGACCATGATAAGGGTCGAGAACGCTTATTCAGCCATAGCTGAACTGCTTAAATATTCAGCAGCCCAGAAAAAGGCCTATCGCCGCCATCGCGGCTGGGGCGCTGTCTGGCATTTTTCAACACGCTTCGGCAAGAAAGTATATCTCGGAAGCAAATCATATGTCGGAAAACATGTCTCGATTGGATCTTATACAAAGATCTATGAGAACGTGTATATCGGCGAAGGTACAAAAATCGGCAAATACTGTATAATTTATCCGGGTGTAGTCATATATCCGGGTATGATTATTGGAGATAATGTAATCATCCATGGAAACGCCGTTATCGGCTCTGACGGTTTCGGAAATGCTCCGCAGCCGGACGGTACATGGGAGAAGATCGAGCATCTCGGTAATGTCGTAATCGGCGACAATTGCGAAATCGGCGCCGGTACCACGATCGACAGGGCTGAAATGGAATCCACGATTCTCGGCAAGGGCGTCAAGATCGACAATCTCTGCCAGATCGCCCATAATGTCGAGATCGGAGACAACACGGTAATGGCCGCCCAGTGCGGAATCGCCGGATCCACCAAGATCGGCAAGAACTGTATCCTTGCCGGCCAGGTCGGAATCGCAGGCCATCTTACTATCGCTGACCATACCACGTTGGCCGCCCAGTGCGGAGTCATCGGTAACATCAAGACTTCGGGTCAGGTGCTGCTCGGATCTCCGGCTTTGCCACTGCGTAACTTCATGAAGAGCTACGCCAAATTCAAGCAGTCAGGACTGGAATAG
- a CDS encoding ribosome maturation factor RimP yields MNVKEIREKIVDAVEARGCFITDVTLSADNDIEIAVESVEGIVEMDDCVAIDKAFHEIFDQDVEDYALTVTSAGLDQPFKVLRQYLKAIGTTVEAKIKGGKKLVAELVAADEESITLRYSVKEAVEGSKKKALVEHTDRFPMDQVNSVTPYITFE; encoded by the coding sequence ATGAACGTAAAAGAAATACGGGAAAAGATCGTGGATGCAGTCGAGGCAAGGGGCTGCTTCATCACCGACGTTACCCTAAGCGCCGACAACGATATCGAAATCGCTGTCGAATCGGTTGAAGGAATCGTCGAGATGGACGACTGCGTCGCCATAGACAAAGCCTTCCACGAGATCTTCGACCAGGATGTTGAGGATTATGCCCTTACCGTCACATCCGCAGGTCTCGACCAGCCTTTCAAGGTGCTCCGACAGTATCTCAAGGCTATCGGCACCACAGTCGAAGCAAAGATCAAGGGCGGGAAAAAGCTGGTTGCCGAACTGGTTGCCGCCGATGAAGAATCGATAACCCTCCGATACTCCGTAAAGGAGGCCGTCGAAGGCAGTAAGAAGAAGGCGCTTGTGGAGCACACTGACAGGTTCCCTATGGACCAGGTCAACAGCGTCACTCCTTACATTACATTTGAATAA